One Odocoileus virginianus isolate 20LAN1187 ecotype Illinois chromosome 6, Ovbor_1.2, whole genome shotgun sequence DNA segment encodes these proteins:
- the F2R gene encoding proteinase-activated receptor 1 isoform X2, with protein MLQAARFVGQTGVESSRFNDPETEFRGESEATNGTLGPRSFFLRNHDDGYEPIPLPDDGDSSEGEFAEERLSSGNRSSPPQKPSLPFISSAASGYLTSAWLTVFVPSVYTGVFLVSLPLNIVAVLVFVLKMKVKKPAVVYMLHLAVADVLFACVLPFKISYYFSGSDWRFGSALCRFVTAAFYGNMYASVMLMTAISVDRFLAVVYPIQALSWRTLGRASLVCLAVWAAAVAGVLPLLLREQIARVPGLNITTCHDVLSQTQLEGYYSSYFSAFAAVFFFLPLGLSTVCYVAIIRCLSSSTVANQNKKSRALLLSAAVFCVFILCFGPTNVLLLLHYAFLSPDSVTEAAYFAYLLCVCVSSISCCIDPLIYYYASSECQRHLSAILRCKESADPSSCNSSGQLMPSKLDTCSTNLSSSLYKKLLT; from the exons ATGCTCCAAGCTGCCAGATTTGTAGGCCAGACAGGTGTTGAATCTTCCCGTTTCAACGATCCTGAGACTGAGTTCAGAGGAG AGTCAGAAGCAACAAACGGTACTCTGGGTCCCCGGTCTTTCTTTCTCAGGAATCACGATGACGGATATGAACCAATCCCACTGCCGGATGACGGGGACTCGAGTGAAGGTGAATTCGCAGAAGAGAGATTAAGCTCAGGCAACAGAAGCAGCCCTCCTCAAAAGCCATCCCTTCCGTTTATCTCCAGTGCTGCCTCGGGATATCTGACCAGCGCCTGGCTGACGGTCTTTGTCCCCTCGGTGTACACGGGCGTGTTCCTCGTCAGCCTCCCCCTGAACATCGTGGCCGTGCTGGTGTTCGTCCTGAAGATGAAGGTCAAGAAGCCGGCCGTGGTATACATGCTGCACCTGGCCGTGGCAGACGTGCTCTTCGCGTGCGTGCTCCCGTTCAAGATCAGCTACTACTTCTCCGGGAGCGACTGGAGGTTCGGGTCGGCCCTGTGCCGCTTCGTCACGGCGGCCTTCTACGGGAACATGTACGCCTCCGTCATGCTCATGACGGCCATCAGCGTCGACCGCTTCCTGGCCGTGGTGTACCCCATCCAGGCGCTCTCCTGGCGGACCCTGGGGCGCGCCTCCCTCGTCTGCCTGGCCGTCTGGGCCGCGGCCGTCGCGGGcgtgctgccgctgctgctgcggGAGCAGATCGCCCGTGTGCCGGGGCTCAACATCACCACCTGTCACGACGTGCTCAGCCAGACACAGCTGGAGGGCTACTACTCCTCCTACTTCTCCGCCTTCGCCGCCGTCTTCTTCTTCCTGCCGCTGGGCCTGTCCACGGTCTGCTACGTGGCCATCATCCGCTGCCTCAGCTCCTCCACGGTTGCCAACCAGAACAAGAAGTCCCGGGCTTTGCTCCTGTCCGCGGCCGTCTTCTGCGTCTTCATCCTTTGCTTCGGACCCACAAACGTCCTTCTGCTTCTCCACTACGCCTTCCTTTCCCCCGATTCCGTGACAGAGGCTGCCTACTTCGCCTAcctcctgtgtgtctgtgtcagcAGCATAAGCTGTTGCATCGACCCCTTGATATACTACTATGCCTCCTCCGAGTGCCAGAGGCACCTCTCGGCGATCTTACGCTGCAAAGAAAGTGCAGATCCCAGCAGCTGTAACAGCAGCGGGCAGCTGATGCCAAGTAAACTGGACACCTGCTCCACTAACCTGAGTAGCAGCCTGTACAAAAAGCTCTTAACTTAG
- the F2R gene encoding proteinase-activated receptor 1 isoform X1, giving the protein MGPRWLLLWAAGLGLCSPLVSARTRGPRTESEATNGTLGPRSFFLRNHDDGYEPIPLPDDGDSSEGEFAEERLSSGNRSSPPQKPSLPFISSAASGYLTSAWLTVFVPSVYTGVFLVSLPLNIVAVLVFVLKMKVKKPAVVYMLHLAVADVLFACVLPFKISYYFSGSDWRFGSALCRFVTAAFYGNMYASVMLMTAISVDRFLAVVYPIQALSWRTLGRASLVCLAVWAAAVAGVLPLLLREQIARVPGLNITTCHDVLSQTQLEGYYSSYFSAFAAVFFFLPLGLSTVCYVAIIRCLSSSTVANQNKKSRALLLSAAVFCVFILCFGPTNVLLLLHYAFLSPDSVTEAAYFAYLLCVCVSSISCCIDPLIYYYASSECQRHLSAILRCKESADPSSCNSSGQLMPSKLDTCSTNLSSSLYKKLLT; this is encoded by the coding sequence AGTCAGAAGCAACAAACGGTACTCTGGGTCCCCGGTCTTTCTTTCTCAGGAATCACGATGACGGATATGAACCAATCCCACTGCCGGATGACGGGGACTCGAGTGAAGGTGAATTCGCAGAAGAGAGATTAAGCTCAGGCAACAGAAGCAGCCCTCCTCAAAAGCCATCCCTTCCGTTTATCTCCAGTGCTGCCTCGGGATATCTGACCAGCGCCTGGCTGACGGTCTTTGTCCCCTCGGTGTACACGGGCGTGTTCCTCGTCAGCCTCCCCCTGAACATCGTGGCCGTGCTGGTGTTCGTCCTGAAGATGAAGGTCAAGAAGCCGGCCGTGGTATACATGCTGCACCTGGCCGTGGCAGACGTGCTCTTCGCGTGCGTGCTCCCGTTCAAGATCAGCTACTACTTCTCCGGGAGCGACTGGAGGTTCGGGTCGGCCCTGTGCCGCTTCGTCACGGCGGCCTTCTACGGGAACATGTACGCCTCCGTCATGCTCATGACGGCCATCAGCGTCGACCGCTTCCTGGCCGTGGTGTACCCCATCCAGGCGCTCTCCTGGCGGACCCTGGGGCGCGCCTCCCTCGTCTGCCTGGCCGTCTGGGCCGCGGCCGTCGCGGGcgtgctgccgctgctgctgcggGAGCAGATCGCCCGTGTGCCGGGGCTCAACATCACCACCTGTCACGACGTGCTCAGCCAGACACAGCTGGAGGGCTACTACTCCTCCTACTTCTCCGCCTTCGCCGCCGTCTTCTTCTTCCTGCCGCTGGGCCTGTCCACGGTCTGCTACGTGGCCATCATCCGCTGCCTCAGCTCCTCCACGGTTGCCAACCAGAACAAGAAGTCCCGGGCTTTGCTCCTGTCCGCGGCCGTCTTCTGCGTCTTCATCCTTTGCTTCGGACCCACAAACGTCCTTCTGCTTCTCCACTACGCCTTCCTTTCCCCCGATTCCGTGACAGAGGCTGCCTACTTCGCCTAcctcctgtgtgtctgtgtcagcAGCATAAGCTGTTGCATCGACCCCTTGATATACTACTATGCCTCCTCCGAGTGCCAGAGGCACCTCTCGGCGATCTTACGCTGCAAAGAAAGTGCAGATCCCAGCAGCTGTAACAGCAGCGGGCAGCTGATGCCAAGTAAACTGGACACCTGCTCCACTAACCTGAGTAGCAGCCTGTACAAAAAGCTCTTAACTTAG